In Candidatus Chlorohelix allophototropha, one DNA window encodes the following:
- a CDS encoding PhzF family phenazine biosynthesis protein, with amino-acid sequence MAALYEIDVFTRIPGNGNPACVILEAATLSEKRMRQIAVETATECAFVLPPTRNDATLRLRYFSPSGEMNLCGHATIGALWILAEEGKLKGECFVETQAGVLYARAEIRADQPSRITLQQPNPTFEDAFFSPDAVAVAIGLEARQIVGRIVSASAGRPKLLIPLPDYKTLDSCERNDKALEELCKANGLTGLYPYTCQARNPGVDLEARQFPYGVGFVEDPVTGVAMAALGGYLVSSGLIRQRTHLVIEQGHALGCPGRAEVDIGIEQGKISRVLITGEAVRVGKSEI; translated from the coding sequence ATGGCTGCCCTCTACGAGATAGATGTATTCACCCGCATTCCCGGTAACGGCAACCCTGCCTGTGTTATTTTGGAAGCGGCAACCTTGAGCGAAAAGCGCATGCGGCAAATCGCGGTAGAAACCGCCACCGAATGCGCTTTTGTTTTGCCTCCCACCCGCAACGATGCAACCTTGCGTCTCCGCTATTTCTCTCCGAGCGGGGAAATGAACCTGTGCGGACATGCTACCATCGGCGCGTTGTGGATTCTGGCAGAGGAAGGCAAGCTCAAAGGCGAATGCTTTGTGGAAACCCAAGCGGGGGTGCTATACGCCCGCGCCGAAATTCGAGCTGACCAACCCTCCCGCATTACGCTGCAACAACCTAACCCTACCTTTGAAGATGCATTTTTCTCACCGGATGCGGTAGCAGTCGCTATCGGGCTAGAAGCGCGACAGATTGTAGGGCGCATTGTGTCCGCTTCGGCAGGTCGCCCGAAATTGCTAATCCCACTACCGGATTATAAAACGTTGGATTCATGCGAGCGCAACGATAAGGCGCTTGAAGAATTATGTAAAGCTAACGGACTGACCGGGCTTTACCCTTACACCTGTCAAGCGCGCAATCCCGGTGTTGACCTTGAAGCGCGTCAGTTTCCCTACGGGGTTGGCTTCGTAGAAGACCCGGTTACAGGCGTAGCAATGGCAGCTTTGGGCGGGTATCTGGTAAGCAGCGGATTAATCCGGCAGCGCACCCATTTGGTAATCGAGCAAGGGCATGCCTTGGGCTGTCCCGGTCGGGCAGAAGTAGATATAGGCATAGAGCAAGGAAAAATCAGCCGCGTATTAATTACAGGCGAGGCAGTAAGAGTAGGCAAAAGCGAAATTTAA
- a CDS encoding FtsK/SpoIIIE family DNA translocase: MAKKESAGTTGAATSRSPRKSKLENVDPVINVQPIDPSAPVVTADAPKENKRSKRMAGNASTAQLTLAPTRNAPEQLQAQGNSSAPAPRKRTPKTQPSNFHRDDKLPAIAPGARQEIYGILLIVFALIFFFGLFAQKGLIADAGMAVRRIFGLASYLIPVWLAFIGLTFFWEGLRRREFINQTRLLGGILSIIAFVLLIHLLDANPKDLAEKGGGGGYIGYYTSGFLAGMLQNIGAFLLLVALFIVGLIIAFNVSIRQLWQVLKGTPAPRQIEEPDDLDIEMDPTIINPHLASRSYVVNREEGKLEEEALLDSLLLPPSATKIGNRNNVPTEITPSIFGAHLVPSSHAQPPIPADKKPIEGQNWKREDSPAPAELPRREWRLPQLEMLANFSGVEVNEKDLLKKAKKIEETLASFGVEAYVREVNTGPTVTQFALEPGFGVKVARITALSNDLALSLAAPAIRIEAPVPGQQRVGVEVPNLKIATVGMKEIMESEDFNKRSGKLKIALGRDVAGQPMIADLARMPHLLIAGATGSGKSVCINSIIAAMLFQYRPDELKFIMVDPKMVELSTYNGIPHLAFPVVVQIEADPEKERDRARNGEPRTPTVMSVLKWTIREMEKRYKRLSLSGHRNIDSYNKAAGVGNDWEKLPYLVLIIDELADLMMVAPEEAESSICRLAQKARAVGIHLILATQRPSVDVVTGLIKANFPTRITFAVTSQTDSRVILDVAGAEKLLGRGDMLYLPSDAPKPIRVQGVFVSDEEIDTLVRFWDQQATFLEGEAKNFVQEQLWPGELNTIEADREDSSDDTDELFEQALQLVRESRSASISLLQRRLRVGYNRAARLIEQLEQAGVIGHAEGSKPRPVLLEEEDLLGTTSLTAAASLFTPEPFDAPNDKSRFVSNATVYKDVSPALNAQARVNEVRLERRAKPPEPQAHNGEDDDEDLPL, from the coding sequence ATGGCTAAGAAAGAATCTGCCGGGACAACCGGAGCAGCTACCTCGCGTTCACCACGCAAGAGTAAACTTGAAAACGTCGATCCGGTTATAAATGTACAGCCCATCGACCCTTCTGCACCTGTGGTCACGGCTGATGCGCCTAAAGAGAATAAACGTAGCAAGCGCATGGCAGGAAATGCCTCTACTGCCCAACTTACGCTTGCCCCAACCCGCAATGCGCCTGAACAATTGCAGGCACAGGGCAATTCTTCTGCCCCTGCCCCGCGCAAGCGCACCCCCAAAACGCAACCGAGTAATTTTCATCGCGATGACAAATTGCCCGCGATTGCGCCCGGAGCGCGTCAGGAAATCTACGGCATCCTACTAATAGTCTTTGCTCTAATCTTCTTCTTCGGGCTATTCGCGCAAAAAGGCTTGATTGCAGATGCGGGCATGGCGGTCAGGCGCATTTTCGGGCTTGCCTCCTACCTAATTCCGGTATGGCTGGCATTTATAGGCTTAACCTTCTTCTGGGAAGGCTTAAGGCGGCGAGAATTTATCAACCAGACGCGCTTGTTGGGAGGAATCCTCTCGATTATCGCCTTTGTACTACTAATCCACCTATTAGATGCCAACCCCAAAGATTTGGCAGAAAAGGGCGGCGGCGGCGGTTACATCGGTTACTATACCAGCGGCTTTCTCGCCGGGATGTTGCAGAACATCGGCGCATTTTTATTGTTGGTAGCGCTATTCATAGTGGGCTTGATTATTGCTTTTAACGTATCCATCCGCCAACTTTGGCAGGTTCTAAAAGGTACGCCAGCCCCTCGCCAAATCGAAGAACCGGATGACCTTGATATTGAGATGGATCCAACCATAATTAACCCCCATCTGGCAAGCCGTAGCTACGTAGTAAACCGCGAAGAGGGTAAACTGGAAGAAGAGGCTTTGCTGGATAGTCTTTTGCTACCGCCTAGCGCCACCAAAATCGGCAATCGCAATAATGTGCCAACTGAAATTACCCCTTCGATATTCGGAGCGCACCTTGTACCAAGTAGCCATGCTCAACCTCCCATTCCTGCCGACAAAAAACCGATAGAGGGACAGAATTGGAAGCGCGAAGATTCGCCCGCGCCTGCCGAATTGCCCCGCCGCGAGTGGCGTTTGCCTCAGCTTGAGATGCTGGCAAATTTCTCCGGCGTAGAAGTAAACGAGAAAGACCTGCTTAAGAAAGCCAAGAAAATCGAGGAAACGCTTGCTAGTTTTGGAGTTGAGGCGTATGTGCGCGAGGTCAACACCGGACCTACCGTCACCCAGTTTGCGCTTGAACCCGGTTTTGGGGTTAAAGTCGCTCGCATTACTGCCCTTTCCAACGACCTTGCGTTGTCTTTAGCCGCGCCCGCCATTCGCATCGAAGCGCCCGTACCCGGTCAGCAGCGCGTGGGCGTGGAAGTACCCAACCTGAAGATTGCTACCGTAGGCATGAAAGAAATAATGGAGTCGGAAGACTTCAATAAGAGAAGCGGCAAGCTTAAAATAGCGTTAGGGCGGGATGTGGCAGGGCAACCGATGATTGCCGACCTTGCCAGAATGCCGCATCTTTTGATTGCAGGGGCAACCGGAAGCGGTAAATCGGTGTGTATCAACTCGATTATTGCCGCTATGCTGTTCCAATATCGCCCGGATGAACTCAAGTTTATAATGGTTGACCCTAAAATGGTGGAACTCAGCACCTACAACGGCATCCCGCATTTGGCTTTCCCGGTGGTGGTTCAAATCGAGGCTGACCCGGAGAAAGAGCGAGATCGCGCCCGCAACGGCGAACCGCGCACCCCAACCGTAATGAGCGTTTTGAAGTGGACTATCCGCGAAATGGAAAAACGCTACAAACGCCTTTCGCTGTCAGGACATCGCAACATCGACAGCTATAATAAAGCTGCCGGAGTGGGCAACGATTGGGAGAAATTGCCTTACCTCGTGCTGATTATAGATGAACTGGCAGATTTGATGATGGTTGCGCCCGAAGAAGCCGAATCGAGTATCTGTCGCCTCGCCCAAAAAGCCCGCGCGGTGGGCATTCACCTCATTCTCGCTACGCAGCGTCCTTCGGTGGATGTGGTAACCGGCTTGATAAAGGCGAACTTCCCCACCCGCATCACCTTTGCCGTTACCTCGCAAACCGATAGCCGGGTAATTCTGGACGTAGCCGGAGCAGAAAAATTGCTCGGTCGCGGCGATATGCTCTATCTGCCAAGCGATGCGCCCAAGCCTATCCGAGTGCAAGGGGTGTTTGTCAGCGATGAAGAAATTGATACGCTGGTAAGATTCTGGGATCAGCAAGCCACTTTCCTCGAAGGCGAAGCCAAAAACTTTGTACAAGAACAATTGTGGCCCGGTGAGCTAAACACCATCGAAGCAGACCGCGAGGACAGCAGCGACGATACGGACGAGTTGTTTGAGCAAGCTTTGCAATTGGTGCGCGAATCTCGAAGCGCTTCAATCTCACTCTTGCAACGCCGCTTACGAGTGGGCTATAACCGCGCCGCTCGTTTGATTGAACAGCTTGAACAAGCGGGGGTAATCGGGCATGCCGAAGGCAGCAAACCGCGCCCGGTGTTACTCGAAGAAGAAGATTTGCTTGGCACGACCTCGCTAACCGCTGCCGCCAGCCTCTTTACGCCAGAACCTTTTGACGCGCCAAACGATAAAAGCCGTTTTGTCTCAAATGCTACAGTCTATAAAGATGTTTCTCCGGCATTGAACGCGCAAGCCAGAGTCAATGAAGTGCGGCTGGAAAGACGCGCCAAACCGCCCGAACCGCAAGCTCACAACGGCGAGGATGACGACGAGGATTTACCGTTATAG
- a CDS encoding response regulator, producing MVVLVVNETDVFRKFVGAFFEMHGYEVLEAATSWEGYAQAMEYKPQAVLVDNFMESNYYPNYCKTLQSIPGMETAEFVIFTDYEHESVDAAGINLKVVITKPNLIPELKKLFPALK from the coding sequence ATGGTAGTTCTTGTTGTAAATGAAACTGATGTTTTTCGAAAATTCGTGGGTGCATTCTTTGAAATGCATGGATACGAAGTGCTTGAAGCCGCAACCTCTTGGGAGGGCTACGCACAAGCAATGGAATACAAACCGCAGGCTGTGTTAGTAGATAACTTTATGGAATCAAACTACTATCCCAATTATTGTAAGACTCTTCAGTCAATTCCCGGCATGGAAACCGCCGAGTTTGTGATTTTTACTGACTATGAACATGAGTCAGTAGATGCCGCTGGCATCAATCTAAAAGTAGTTATTACCAAGCCCAACCTAATCCCTGAGTTGAAGAAATTATTCCCAGCCTTGAAATAG
- a CDS encoding response regulator produces MVVLVINETAVFREIVRRFFEMRGYAVLEAATSSESYLQAMEYKPQVVLVDNLMESLSCLTICKNIQSIPGMETAKFVIFTDFEGEVEDASGINLKETITKPNIVPKLKKAFPALK; encoded by the coding sequence TTGGTAGTCCTTGTTATAAATGAAACTGCCGTCTTTAGAGAAATCGTGCGTAGGTTCTTTGAAATGCGTGGATACGCTGTGCTTGAAGCCGCTACCTCCAGCGAGAGCTATTTGCAAGCAATGGAATACAAACCGCAAGTTGTATTAGTAGATAACCTTATGGAATCACTCTCTTGTCTTACTATTTGTAAGAATATACAGTCAATTCCCGGTATGGAAACCGCTAAGTTTGTAATTTTTACTGACTTTGAGGGTGAGGTAGAAGATGCTTCTGGTATCAATCTAAAAGAAACTATTACCAAGCCCAATATAGTTCCTAAGTTGAAGAAAGCATTTCCAGCCTTGAAATAA
- the acsF gene encoding magnesium-protoporphyrin IX monomethyl ester (oxidative) cyclase, with the protein MSFKVTKPAVSPAADSGSLSVDGYEKAVVNAPNKTTAEGLKKDILAPRFYTTNFEQINKWDLSSHKAELEKILSEFRADLNKGHFVRTPEFKGPFEKLPRQEFEEFARRSSMGEFSGCLLYREIAEHCTEPNLRDAFKYMTRDEGRHASFLTHTMQDLDIEFDLGFLAQAKERTKIPPKIMCYTVYLSEIIGYYRYITIFDHLEANPELRFHPIFKSFGRWCNDEHRHGHFFALVMKSQSKSMLKGFLNHAMIKFFTLSVYITMYLRDIKPQAQTFYKAMGLEPREYDMHVIKRCDEEASTVWGFRIDTENPAFGRLLEKMAANNERLDELEGKAGVSATARRGLLKASNVAAIGQLFLMRTKKVRTI; encoded by the coding sequence ATGAGTTTTAAAGTAACTAAACCAGCCGTTAGCCCTGCCGCCGATAGCGGTAGCCTGTCGGTGGATGGTTACGAGAAAGCCGTAGTAAATGCCCCAAACAAAACCACTGCTGAAGGTCTCAAGAAAGATATTTTAGCGCCCCGTTTCTACACCACCAATTTTGAGCAGATAAACAAATGGGATTTGAGCAGCCATAAGGCTGAACTTGAGAAGATTTTGTCTGAGTTTCGCGCCGACCTTAACAAGGGTCATTTCGTGCGTACCCCTGAGTTCAAAGGTCCTTTTGAAAAGTTACCCCGCCAAGAATTTGAAGAATTTGCCCGCCGCAGCAGCATGGGTGAGTTCTCCGGCTGTCTACTTTATCGCGAAATAGCCGAGCATTGCACCGAGCCAAACCTTCGGGATGCCTTCAAGTACATGACCCGTGATGAGGGACGGCATGCCAGTTTCCTGACCCACACCATGCAAGACCTCGACATTGAGTTCGATTTGGGCTTTCTGGCACAAGCCAAAGAGCGCACCAAAATTCCTCCCAAGATTATGTGCTACACCGTGTATCTCTCCGAGATAATCGGCTACTATCGCTACATCACTATATTTGACCATCTGGAAGCTAATCCAGAGTTGCGCTTCCATCCCATCTTCAAATCCTTTGGGCGTTGGTGCAATGATGAGCATCGACACGGGCATTTCTTCGCTTTGGTCATGAAATCTCAGTCTAAAAGCATGCTCAAGGGTTTCCTTAACCACGCAATGATTAAATTCTTCACCCTCTCGGTCTATATCACAATGTATCTGCGCGACATCAAGCCTCAAGCGCAGACTTTCTACAAAGCGATGGGGCTTGAACCGCGCGAATATGATATGCATGTGATTAAACGCTGCGATGAAGAAGCCAGTACCGTTTGGGGCTTTAGAATCGACACGGAAAATCCAGCCTTTGGGCGGTTGCTGGAAAAAATGGCAGCCAACAATGAGCGTTTGGACGAACTGGAAGGTAAAGCGGGCGTAAGCGCAACCGCCCGGCGGGGTTTGCTCAAAGCAAGCAACGTTGCCGCAATTGGGCAACTCTTTCTGATGCGCACCAAAAAGGTTAGAACTATATAA
- a CDS encoding YbaK/EbsC family protein: protein MKPAAQKVQQIIDELGLNSQIVEFSESTRTSAEAAAAIGTSVAQICKSILFAAGDKENAIPVMVIASGANRIDTHKVQTHIGQKLHKATPEFVREKTGYAIGGVPPFAHAQPLTIFIDQDLLAFEVVYAAGGTPNAIFPLNPADLVKVTGGAVIDCRVDN, encoded by the coding sequence GTGAAACCTGCTGCCCAGAAAGTTCAGCAAATCATAGATGAGCTAGGTCTGAATAGTCAGATAGTAGAGTTCAGCGAGAGTACGCGCACCTCGGCAGAAGCCGCCGCTGCAATCGGTACAAGTGTGGCGCAAATCTGCAAGAGCATCCTGTTTGCGGCAGGCGACAAGGAGAACGCTATTCCGGTGATGGTCATTGCCAGTGGCGCAAACCGAATTGATACCCACAAGGTGCAGACGCATATCGGGCAGAAATTGCATAAGGCTACGCCCGAATTTGTGCGAGAGAAAACTGGGTATGCCATCGGGGGAGTGCCGCCCTTCGCTCATGCGCAACCGCTGACCATTTTCATAGATCAGGATTTACTCGCTTTCGAGGTGGTGTACGCGGCGGGTGGCACTCCTAACGCTATCTTTCCGCTCAACCCTGCCGACTTGGTGAAAGTAACGGGCGGTGCGGTAATAGATTGTAGAGTGGATAATTAG
- a CDS encoding RrF2 family transcriptional regulator gives MIFSTRIEYGVMMLTDLARHYGKGPLSLSEIGAHLDLSVAYLEQIVPNLRKVQLIESIRGAKGGYILSMPPNKIRMGAVVRALEEREGGFRVMRCATLSGDAEVCNHEEICTAPILWVRVRDAISQALDSTTLADLVPETRRSLPVSLGIKAIPGDQENKVILAVTTEN, from the coding sequence ATGATTTTCTCCACACGAATAGAGTACGGTGTGATGATGCTGACCGATTTGGCGCGGCATTACGGAAAAGGCCCTCTTTCTCTTTCGGAAATCGGGGCGCATCTTGACCTTTCGGTGGCGTATCTAGAGCAAATTGTACCAAATTTGCGTAAAGTTCAACTGATTGAAAGCATAAGGGGGGCTAAAGGTGGTTACATCCTTAGCATGCCGCCTAACAAAATTCGGATGGGCGCGGTAGTGCGGGCATTGGAAGAGCGCGAAGGCGGCTTTCGAGTGATGCGGTGCGCTACTTTGAGCGGTGATGCGGAAGTGTGCAACCATGAAGAAATTTGCACCGCTCCAATTCTGTGGGTGCGGGTGCGTGATGCGATTTCGCAGGCGCTCGATTCTACTACGCTGGCAGACCTTGTGCCTGAAACCCGCCGTAGCTTGCCGGTAAGTTTGGGGATAAAAGCAATACCCGGCGACCAAGAAAATAAAGTAATACTTGCGGTTACCACTGAAAACTAA
- a CDS encoding ABC transporter ATP-binding protein, with product MADELIIKDLHVNVEDKEIIKGLSLTIRRGETHVIMGPNGSGKSTLSNTIMGHPRYTVTAGDIIWQGESILDLPADRRARRGLFLAFQYPMEVPGVSASNFLRTALTNIRKGDQAPTITPDNLGEIGDGSGGNQAKVGGDGANIDRSKRQTLIPPKEFRTILKSKLSLLQMDEKFTKRYLNDGFSGGEKKRMEVLQMAVLSPKIAFLDEPDSGLDIDAIRIVGEGVSKLKGPDMGIVVITHQQRILNYLDVDFVHVMMQGYLVKSGGKELVKEIEERGYGWIREEAGLAAGAEEDA from the coding sequence ATGGCTGACGAGCTTATCATTAAAGATTTGCATGTAAATGTAGAGGACAAAGAGATTATCAAAGGGCTAAGCCTGACTATCCGGCGAGGCGAAACCCACGTAATAATGGGTCCCAACGGTAGCGGTAAAAGCACCTTGAGCAATACTATTATGGGGCATCCCCGTTATACCGTAACTGCCGGGGATATTATTTGGCAGGGAGAGAGCATTTTGGATTTGCCAGCCGATCGCCGGGCGCGTCGGGGCTTGTTCCTCGCTTTCCAGTATCCGATGGAAGTACCGGGCGTTTCAGCCAGTAATTTCTTGCGTACTGCTCTGACCAATATTCGCAAAGGCGACCAAGCTCCCACCATTACGCCCGATAATTTGGGCGAAATTGGAGATGGTAGCGGTGGTAACCAAGCCAAAGTAGGGGGCGATGGCGCAAATATTGACCGCTCTAAGCGTCAAACGCTTATTCCGCCCAAAGAATTCCGCACTATCTTGAAAAGCAAATTAAGTCTTTTGCAGATGGACGAAAAATTCACCAAACGCTACCTGAACGATGGTTTTAGCGGTGGTGAGAAGAAGCGCATGGAAGTTTTGCAGATGGCGGTGTTGTCGCCAAAAATCGCCTTCTTGGATGAGCCTGATAGCGGTCTGGATATTGACGCTATCCGCATCGTAGGCGAAGGCGTGAGCAAGCTAAAAGGTCCTGATATGGGCATCGTGGTTATCACCCATCAGCAGCGCATCTTGAACTACCTTGATGTAGATTTTGTACATGTGATGATGCAAGGCTATCTGGTCAAGAGCGGCGGCAAGGAATTGGTCAAGGAAATTGAAGAGCGCGGCTATGGCTGGATTCGCGAAGAAGCCGGGCTTGCTGCCGGGGCGGAGGAGGATGCTTAA
- the sufD gene encoding Fe-S cluster assembly protein SufD, which produces MTSPVVESLLTLEAVEKLSALKQEPHWMLEKRREALKLYEALPLPDWTRGIRGWWTSSLKELKLESLQPFTPAGSSLPHLNLDGKVIIEDEEEGETREIVEQTAGTLVQYNSEVVQVELSEEALAQGVIFCSLDEAVQKHPALVHEYFMTSNVKPDDNKFAALHAALWSGGAFLYVPKNVVIEAPFRVVFYADTANSAIFSHVLVVAEPHSQVKIIEEQLSASNLKEQALDANIVETFVATGAKVEFYNPQDWGESFFNYSTKRALLKKDSINRWILAVMGSEETRLDVESVTLGEGAHAEAVGAIFPNHEQHLDLKVVMRHSVPNTTGDALFKAALLDKGQYGFQGKIRVDKLGRNTDSFLADHVLFLSEDSKADALPSLDVDANDVRCAHGQTIGMVDEQAIFYLQSRGLSREEAVGLIVQGFFEQVTNRIPLASVRQRMKEIISRKIY; this is translated from the coding sequence ATGACCAGCCCTGTGGTAGAGAGCCTTTTAACGCTGGAAGCGGTAGAAAAACTATCCGCTTTAAAGCAAGAGCCGCATTGGATGCTGGAGAAACGGCGCGAAGCCTTGAAGCTCTACGAAGCCTTGCCGTTGCCGGATTGGACGCGCGGTATTCGTGGTTGGTGGACTAGCAGCTTGAAAGAGCTAAAGCTGGAGAGTTTGCAGCCCTTCACGCCTGCCGGGTCAAGCCTACCCCACCTTAATTTGGATGGCAAGGTGATTATCGAGGATGAGGAAGAGGGCGAAACCCGCGAAATTGTGGAGCAAACCGCCGGAACTCTCGTGCAGTATAACAGCGAAGTGGTGCAGGTAGAGCTTTCCGAAGAAGCCCTCGCGCAAGGGGTAATTTTCTGTAGCCTTGACGAGGCGGTGCAGAAACATCCCGCGTTGGTGCATGAATATTTTATGACTTCCAATGTAAAGCCAGACGATAATAAATTTGCGGCTTTGCATGCGGCTTTGTGGAGTGGTGGCGCATTTCTGTACGTTCCTAAAAATGTCGTTATAGAAGCGCCTTTCCGGGTGGTGTTCTACGCCGACACTGCCAATAGCGCAATTTTCAGCCATGTGCTGGTAGTGGCAGAACCTCACAGCCAAGTTAAAATTATTGAGGAACAATTAAGCGCATCGAACCTCAAAGAGCAAGCTTTAGATGCCAATATTGTAGAAACCTTTGTAGCTACGGGCGCAAAAGTGGAGTTTTATAATCCTCAAGATTGGGGCGAAAGCTTCTTTAACTATTCCACCAAACGCGCCTTGCTCAAGAAAGACAGCATCAACCGCTGGATATTGGCGGTTATGGGTAGCGAAGAAACGCGCCTTGATGTGGAAAGCGTGACTTTGGGCGAAGGGGCGCATGCCGAGGCGGTTGGCGCGATTTTCCCCAATCACGAGCAGCACCTTGACCTGAAAGTGGTAATGCGCCATTCCGTACCAAATACCACCGGAGATGCTTTGTTTAAAGCGGCGTTGCTGGATAAAGGGCAATACGGTTTTCAGGGGAAAATTCGAGTGGATAAGCTCGGAAGAAATACCGATAGCTTTCTAGCAGACCATGTTTTGTTCTTGAGCGAGGATAGCAAGGCGGATGCCCTGCCAAGCCTTGATGTGGATGCCAACGATGTGCGCTGCGCTCATGGGCAAACCATCGGCATGGTGGATGAGCAAGCGATTTTCTACCTGCAATCGCGCGGTTTGTCCCGTGAAGAAGCGGTCGGATTAATCGTACAGGGCTTTTTCGAGCAAGTGACCAATCGCATCCCGCTTGCCAGTGTGCGACAGCGCATGAAGGAAATAATCTCTAGGAAAATATATTAA
- a CDS encoding cysteine desulfurase yields the protein MTEIESLDQEREKRAFDIPEIRRDFPILQELTNGKPSVYLDSTASSLRPEQVVGAMLDYYHKCNANIHRGVYRWSEEATFKYERAHGKVKWFLNARSHKEIIFTRNTTESINLVAHTWGRANIKEGDEIVSTVMEHHSNIVPWQMLAQEKGAKVRYIKVNEEGKLDLSNIDEIITKKTKLVAVTHMSNVLGTINPVAELAKKAHAVGALILVDAAQSVPHLPVDVQALDIDFLAFSGHKMCGPTGIGVLWARRNLLEAMPPFLTGGDMIRSVTLEGSTWNDLPWKFEAGTPAIAEGIGLGAAVDYLASFGMDKIRAHEIEITRYALGQLREVPDLHIYGPRKAEERGGVVAFNLGEVHPHDLATMLDRDGIAVRAGHHCAQPLHDFLDLPATTRASFYIYNTLEEVDKLVDSLYRVRKVFKLA from the coding sequence ATGACAGAAATTGAATCTCTGGATCAAGAACGAGAGAAGCGAGCATTTGATATTCCCGAAATCAGGCGCGATTTTCCTATTTTGCAAGAATTAACCAACGGCAAGCCTTCGGTTTACTTGGATAGCACCGCCAGCAGTTTGCGCCCCGAACAGGTGGTGGGAGCTATGCTGGATTATTACCATAAATGTAATGCCAATATCCATCGTGGCGTATATCGTTGGAGTGAGGAAGCGACCTTCAAATATGAACGCGCCCATGGCAAAGTCAAATGGTTTCTCAACGCCCGTTCGCACAAGGAAATTATATTTACCCGCAACACCACCGAATCTATAAATCTGGTGGCGCACACATGGGGTCGCGCCAATATCAAAGAAGGCGATGAGATTGTCAGTACGGTTATGGAGCATCATTCCAATATCGTGCCGTGGCAAATGCTGGCGCAGGAAAAGGGCGCGAAAGTGCGCTATATCAAGGTGAACGAGGAAGGCAAGCTCGACCTTTCCAATATTGACGAAATTATCACCAAAAAAACCAAACTGGTGGCAGTTACCCATATGTCGAACGTATTGGGTACTATCAACCCGGTGGCGGAACTGGCAAAGAAAGCCCATGCGGTTGGCGCACTTATCCTCGTAGATGCCGCCCAAAGCGTGCCGCATCTTCCGGTGGATGTACAGGCGTTGGATATAGATTTTCTGGCGTTTAGCGGGCATAAAATGTGCGGACCAACCGGAATCGGCGTGCTTTGGGCGCGCCGTAATCTGTTGGAAGCAATGCCGCCTTTCTTGACCGGGGGTGACATGATTCGGAGCGTAACGCTGGAAGGCAGCACTTGGAATGACCTCCCGTGGAAATTTGAAGCCGGAACGCCCGCTATCGCCGAAGGAATCGGTTTGGGCGCAGCGGTTGATTATCTGGCATCTTTCGGGATGGACAAGATTCGCGCCCACGAAATCGAAATTACCCGCTACGCGCTTGGACAATTGCGCGAAGTACCCGATTTGCATATCTACGGACCGCGCAAAGCCGAAGAACGCGGCGGGGTAGTGGCGTTTAATCTGGGTGAGGTGCATCCGCACGACCTCGCCACAATGCTGGATCGGGATGGCATCGCGGTACGCGCCGGGCATCACTGCGCCCAACCGCTGCATGATTTCCTTGATCTTCCCGCGACCACTCGCGCCAGTTTCTACATCTATAATACGCTGGAAGAGGTTGATAAACTGGTGGATTCGCTCTATCGGGTGCGTAAAGTCTTCAAACTTGCATAG
- a CDS encoding iron-sulfur cluster assembly scaffold protein: MTEARDDLDMEYVLELAHNFDVELKNHRVEDPTIELEDSNPLCGDRFKLQLRVNSEGVVEDVGFTGRGCAISRASAYVLSDLIKGHKVDEVKDITRDQIIEELGIEINSAVRLKCASLALRTTRKGLVLAGRIAEEDEDEDEE, from the coding sequence GTGACTGAAGCAAGAGACGACTTAGATATGGAGTATGTGCTGGAATTGGCGCATAACTTTGATGTCGAACTAAAAAACCATCGGGTGGAAGACCCCACTATAGAACTTGAAGATAGCAATCCCTTGTGTGGCGACCGCTTCAAACTCCAATTGAGGGTCAATAGTGAAGGGGTCGTGGAAGATGTGGGCTTCACCGGGCGAGGTTGCGCTATCAGTCGCGCTTCCGCCTATGTCCTTTCCGATTTAATCAAAGGGCATAAGGTGGACGAAGTAAAAGATATTACCCGCGACCAGATTATTGAAGAACTAGGTATCGAGATAAACAGTGCGGTGCGACTAAAATGCGCTTCACTGGCGTTGCGCACTACCCGCAAAGGGCTGGTACTGGCGGGGCGTATTGCCGAAGAAGATGAAGATGAGGATGAAGAATAA